The following are from one region of the Rhodopirellula sp. P2 genome:
- a CDS encoding metal-sensitive transcriptional regulator produces the protein MLSADEKKKLAHRLSRINGQVEAVRRMIEADEYCVDILMQLSAATGALHRVGEIVLDQHLNRCVREAMESGSDAERQAKLDEVMTIFRKYRK, from the coding sequence ATGCTCTCCGCCGACGAGAAAAAGAAGCTCGCCCATCGGCTCAGCCGCATCAACGGCCAAGTGGAGGCGGTTCGTCGTATGATCGAAGCAGACGAGTACTGCGTCGATATCCTGATGCAGCTATCAGCCGCAACGGGTGCCTTGCACCGCGTCGGCGAAATCGTACTGGACCAGCATCTGAATCGCTGCGTCCGCGAAGCGATGGAAAGCGGGAGCGACGCTGAACGTCAAGCGAAGCTCGACGAGGTGATGACGATCTTCCGCAAGTACAGAAAGTGA
- a CDS encoding GxxExxY protein, whose product MPVHCPIDLTPLTSEGFGKLDYQVMEVAFEVHNECGCHWDETIYQAEMHNRILDKLSSSTREVALTVSFGTFSKTYRLDLVVNESGLYEFKTVAAIEKAHIGQVLNYLRLLNATRAEIVNFRPTRSNQNSSTAPTH is encoded by the coding sequence ATGCCCGTCCACTGCCCCATCGACCTAACGCCCCTGACGAGCGAAGGATTTGGCAAGCTCGACTACCAAGTGATGGAAGTCGCGTTCGAGGTACACAACGAATGCGGCTGTCACTGGGATGAGACAATCTACCAGGCCGAGATGCACAACCGAATCCTGGACAAGCTTTCGTCATCCACGCGTGAAGTCGCACTGACCGTCTCGTTCGGCACATTCTCCAAAACGTATCGCCTCGATCTGGTCGTCAACGAGTCCGGGCTCTATGAATTCAAGACAGTCGCCGCGATCGAGAAAGCACACATTGGCCAAGTCCTGAACTACCTTCGCCTGTTGAATGCAACTCGGGCAGAAATCGTCAACTTTCGCCCCACAAGGTCGAATCAAAATTCGTCAACTGCGCCGACACACTGA
- a CDS encoding four-helix bundle copper-binding protein, protein MSTATASKRDCIQNCQECLSTCADMLTSHCLSQGGDHVGQTHVKLMLDCIAACNACVDFMSRNSDYHSHYCQACAEICKACADSCEKVGNMDDCVKCCRKCHESCSSMAA, encoded by the coding sequence ATGAGTACTGCAACTGCATCGAAGCGAGACTGCATTCAGAACTGCCAAGAGTGCCTGTCAACCTGCGCCGACATGCTGACCAGTCATTGTCTGTCGCAGGGTGGCGATCACGTGGGGCAAACGCACGTCAAGCTGATGCTCGACTGCATTGCCGCTTGCAACGCCTGCGTCGACTTCATGTCCCGGAATAGTGACTACCACTCGCACTATTGCCAGGCCTGTGCTGAAATTTGCAAGGCCTGTGCGGATAGTTGTGAGAAGGTCGGGAACATGGACGATTGTGTCAAATGCTGCCGCAAGTGCCACGAAAGTTGCTCCTCAATGGCAGCGTAG